A DNA window from Bacillales bacterium contains the following coding sequences:
- a CDS encoding dipeptide ABC transporter ATP-binding protein, which yields MSETLLKVDDLKKYFPITGGVFGRKIGDVKAVDGVSFSLRKGETLGLVGESGCGKSTTGRMLLRLIEPSDGSIVFNEVSLTDLSKEQMRKIRRDIQMVFQDPFASLNPRHTVEKIIEEPLKVHGIGNAKERKKKVVELLETVGLSSYHAKRYPHQFSGGQRQRIGIARALAVRPKLIIADEPVSALDVSIQSQVLNLLKDLQSEFDLTYIFIAHDLGVVRHISDRVGVMYLGRLVEMADSEKLYDHPKHPYTQALLSAVPIPDPDHESNRTILEGDVPSPADPPKGCAFHTRCPKAMDICRSVQPEWKEDEPGHYVACHLFNESSSSDIN from the coding sequence ATGAGCGAGACGCTGTTGAAAGTTGACGATCTGAAGAAATATTTTCCGATTACGGGCGGTGTCTTCGGTCGAAAGATCGGCGACGTGAAAGCGGTCGACGGCGTTTCCTTTTCATTGCGAAAAGGGGAAACGCTTGGACTCGTCGGTGAATCCGGCTGCGGGAAATCGACAACCGGCAGAATGTTGCTGAGGCTAATCGAACCGAGCGACGGTTCAATCGTTTTTAACGAAGTGTCGTTGACGGATTTGTCGAAAGAGCAAATGAGGAAAATCCGCCGGGACATTCAAATGGTTTTCCAGGACCCGTTCGCGTCGTTAAATCCGCGCCATACGGTTGAGAAAATCATTGAAGAACCGTTGAAGGTCCACGGAATCGGGAATGCAAAAGAACGCAAGAAGAAAGTCGTTGAGCTGCTTGAAACAGTAGGGTTGAGCAGTTACCACGCAAAACGGTATCCTCACCAGTTCAGCGGAGGGCAACGTCAGCGTATTGGCATCGCGCGCGCTTTGGCGGTGAGACCGAAACTCATCATCGCCGACGAACCGGTTTCGGCGCTTGACGTGTCGATACAATCGCAAGTTCTTAATTTGTTGAAAGATTTGCAATCAGAATTTGATCTTACTTATATTTTTATCGCGCATGATCTTGGAGTCGTCAGGCACATCAGCGACAGGGTTGGTGTCATGTATCTTGGCAGGCTCGTCGAAATGGCGGACAGTGAAAAGCTGTATGATCATCCGAAACACCCTTATACGCAGGCGTTGTTGTCGGCCGTTCCGATCCCCGACCCGGATCACGAATCCAATCGAACCATTCTTGAAGGAGATGTGCCGAGTCCCGCCGATCCACCGAAAGGCTGCGCTTTCCATACACGCTGTCCGAAAGCGATGGATATATGCAGATCGGTACAGCCCGAATGGAAAGAGGATGAACCGGGACATTATGTCGCTTGTCATTTGTTTAACGAATCTTCATCATCCGATATTAACTAA
- a CDS encoding ABC transporter ATP-binding protein, with amino-acid sequence MTDSVLDVKGLRTSFFTDDGEIPAVNNIDFYVKPGEILGIVGESGCGKSVTSLSIMGLVPSPPGKIVGGEILFKGEDLTKASERRMRQIRGNEIAMIFQEPMTSLNPVFTIGDQLIEGIRLHKKVSKKEARKKAVDILKLVGMPRAEQLVDEYPHQLSGGMRQRVMIAMAMACEPEVLIADEPTTALDVTIQAQILDLMKRLNREMDTSIVLITHDLGVVAEVCDRIVVMYSGKIVEEGTTATIFKNPQHPYTEGLIRSVPDMRDRRDRLYSIPGNVPKPGTLKQGCHFAPRCEYAFDRCRDKDPELLTTEDGHKVRCFLHEERKEPTNERDAVES; translated from the coding sequence ATGACCGATTCGGTTCTCGATGTGAAAGGTCTTCGAACATCGTTTTTCACGGATGACGGGGAGATTCCCGCCGTCAATAATATTGATTTTTACGTGAAGCCAGGCGAAATTCTCGGAATAGTCGGAGAATCGGGCTGCGGGAAGAGTGTGACGTCGTTGTCGATCATGGGACTCGTCCCATCGCCTCCAGGTAAGATCGTCGGCGGCGAAATCCTGTTCAAGGGCGAAGATTTGACGAAAGCCTCCGAACGGCGAATGCGACAAATCCGCGGCAACGAAATCGCGATGATCTTTCAGGAGCCGATGACTTCGTTGAATCCGGTGTTTACCATCGGCGATCAGTTGATCGAAGGAATTCGGCTACATAAGAAGGTTTCAAAAAAGGAAGCGAGAAAGAAAGCCGTCGATATTTTAAAATTGGTCGGCATGCCGCGGGCGGAACAGCTTGTCGACGAATATCCGCATCAACTATCCGGCGGGATGCGTCAGCGAGTCATGATTGCAATGGCGATGGCTTGCGAACCCGAAGTGCTTATTGCGGACGAACCGACGACCGCTTTGGACGTAACGATTCAGGCGCAAATTCTCGATTTAATGAAGCGTCTGAACCGGGAAATGGATACTTCGATTGTGTTGATTACACATGATCTCGGAGTGGTCGCAGAAGTGTGCGACCGCATTGTTGTCATGTATTCCGGAAAAATCGTCGAAGAAGGCACGACCGCGACGATTTTCAAAAACCCGCAGCACCCGTACACGGAAGGGCTTATTCGCTCGGTACCCGACATGCGAGACAGGCGTGACCGACTGTATTCGATTCCCGGCAACGTTCCAAAGCCCGGAACTTTGAAACAAGGATGTCATTTCGCGCCGAGATGTGAATACGCCTTCGACCGGTGCAGAGATAAGGACCCCGAGCTGCTCACGACTGAAGACGGGCATAAGGTGCGTTGTTTCCTTCACGAAGAGAGAAAGGAGCCGACAAATGAGCGAGACGCTGTTGAAAGTTGA
- a CDS encoding ABC transporter ATP-binding protein — translation MESIKRYMTFVRPYTKQIVITMAFGILKFGIPLMLPLILKYVVDDIITADQLTKHAKLTRLFWLMGGAFFVFVVLRPPIEYYRQYYAQWTGNKILYDIRRHLFDHIQRLSLKYYSNTKVGEVISRVINDVEQTKTFVMTGLMNIWLDLFTISIAIVIMLFMNVWLTVAAVILFPLYGISVKYFFGRLRKLTRDRSQALAEVQGHLHERVEGMNVIRSFALEDFEQTQFDKRNGNFLDKALVQTSWNAKTHASVNTITDLAPLVVISISAYFVLTGDLTIGTMVAFFGYMERVYSPLRRIMTSSTALMQSLASMDRIFEFSDVRYDIKDAKSAKSLDFVKGDVTFDHVSFKYNDEENEVLKDVSLNVRAGETIALVGMSGGGKTSLVNLIPRFYDVTGGRILLDGHDLRLLKVRSLRDKIGIVLQDNILFSETVKDNIKMGNPNATDEDVMKAAKAANAHEFIMKLPNGYETKVGERGVKLSGGQKQRVAIARVFLKNPPILILDEATSALDLESEHLIQEALEDLARNRTTFIVAHRLSTITHADRIVVIENGQITEIGTHQKLMSRKGSYYQLFQVQQLDI, via the coding sequence ATGGAAAGCATTAAACGTTACATGACATTTGTAAGACCGTATACGAAGCAAATCGTGATTACCATGGCTTTCGGTATTTTGAAATTCGGCATTCCGTTGATGTTGCCGCTGATTTTAAAATATGTCGTTGACGACATCATTACTGCGGATCAGTTGACAAAACACGCGAAGCTCACCCGATTGTTTTGGTTGATGGGCGGCGCTTTTTTTGTGTTTGTCGTTCTGCGGCCGCCGATCGAATATTATCGGCAATATTATGCCCAATGGACCGGCAACAAAATCTTATACGACATTCGCCGGCATTTATTCGACCATATCCAACGACTCAGCTTAAAATATTACTCAAATACGAAGGTAGGCGAAGTCATTTCACGGGTCATTAATGACGTGGAACAAACGAAAACTTTCGTAATGACCGGATTGATGAACATCTGGCTCGACTTGTTCACGATTTCGATCGCCATCGTGATCATGCTGTTCATGAATGTTTGGCTTACGGTTGCCGCCGTTATTTTATTCCCGTTATATGGCATCTCCGTGAAATATTTTTTCGGACGTTTGCGAAAGTTGACGCGGGATCGCTCTCAAGCGCTCGCTGAAGTGCAAGGACATCTTCATGAACGGGTGGAAGGCATGAACGTCATTCGCAGTTTTGCTCTCGAAGATTTCGAGCAGACGCAATTTGACAAAAGGAATGGCAACTTTTTAGACAAAGCGCTTGTACAAACGTCGTGGAATGCAAAAACGCATGCGTCCGTGAATACGATTACCGACCTCGCTCCGCTCGTCGTCATTTCAATTTCAGCTTATTTTGTGTTGACCGGTGACTTGACGATCGGCACAATGGTGGCTTTTTTTGGGTATATGGAAAGGGTTTACAGTCCGCTGAGGCGGATCATGACATCTTCGACCGCTCTCATGCAGTCGTTGGCCTCGATGGATCGGATTTTTGAATTTTCCGACGTTCGTTACGATATCAAAGACGCAAAAAGCGCGAAATCGCTAGATTTTGTGAAGGGTGACGTTACTTTTGATCATGTCTCTTTCAAGTACAATGACGAGGAAAACGAAGTTCTGAAAGACGTTTCGCTCAACGTTCGTGCGGGGGAAACAATTGCCCTTGTCGGCATGAGCGGCGGGGGGAAAACTTCGCTCGTGAATTTAATACCCCGCTTTTACGACGTCACCGGGGGGAGGATTCTGCTCGACGGCCACGATTTGCGTTTGTTGAAAGTGCGCAGTCTTCGTGACAAAATTGGGATCGTGCTGCAAGATAATATCTTGTTCAGTGAAACAGTGAAAGACAACATCAAAATGGGAAATCCAAACGCGACCGACGAAGACGTTATGAAAGCAGCGAAAGCGGCGAATGCACACGAATTTATCATGAAATTACCGAACGGCTATGAAACGAAAGTCGGCGAACGCGGCGTTAAATTATCGGGTGGTCAAAAACAACGAGTAGCGATTGCCCGGGTGTTTTTGAAAAATCCGCCGATCCTCATTCTGGACGAAGCGACGTCTGCCCTCGATTTGGAAAGCGAGCATTTGATTCAGGAAGCGCTTGAAGATTTGGCGAGAAACCGAACGACTTTCATTGTCGCACATCGACTGTCCACGATAACGCATGCCGATCGCATCGTCGTGATCGAAAACGGGCAAATAACCGAAATCGGAACTCATCAAAAATTAATGAGCCGTAAAGGGAGTTATTATCAGTTGTTTCAAGTGCAACAACTCGACATCTAA
- a CDS encoding DUF402 domain-containing protein: MAFPHKGDRIEIQSYKHDGTLHRTWEETVVLKGTPSTVIGGNDRILVTEADGRMWRTREPAIVYFSAHKWFNIICMIRETGTHYYCNLGSPFTWDEEALKYIDYDLDVKVFPDFTFKLLDEDEYSLHRKKMNYPLKLDRILRSHVNELISWIHGRKGPFQAEFVEKWYERFLQQRT; encoded by the coding sequence ATGGCGTTTCCGCATAAGGGAGACAGAATTGAAATTCAAAGCTACAAACATGACGGAACGCTTCATCGCACTTGGGAAGAAACGGTTGTTTTGAAGGGAACGCCTTCAACGGTCATTGGAGGAAACGACCGAATCCTCGTGACCGAAGCTGACGGCCGCATGTGGCGAACGAGGGAACCCGCGATTGTTTATTTCAGTGCTCATAAATGGTTCAACATTATTTGCATGATTAGGGAAACGGGAACCCACTATTATTGCAATCTCGGGTCGCCGTTCACCTGGGATGAAGAAGCCTTGAAATACATTGATTATGACCTCGACGTGAAGGTGTTTCCCGATTTTACATTCAAACTGCTCGATGAAGATGAATATTCGCTTCACCGAAAAAAGATGAACTATCCGTTGAAACTCGACCGCATCTTACGCTCGCACGTCAATGAACTGATTTCGTGGATTCACGGGCGCAAAGGCCCCTTTCAGGCGGAGTTCGTCGAGAAATGGTATGAGCGATTTTTGCAACAACGAACATAA
- a CDS encoding gamma-type small acid-soluble spore protein, with protein MANRQQQNQSATNAQQVRAQNARSQQQAQQNPNRMSVNREYGTTEFSTETDAQQVRRQNQMSRQNEQQRRS; from the coding sequence ATGGCTAACCGTCAACAACAAAACCAATCTGCAACGAATGCTCAGCAGGTTCGTGCGCAAAATGCCCGTTCACAGCAACAGGCTCAGCAAAATCCGAACCGCATGTCCGTAAATCGTGAATACGGCACAACCGAATTTTCGACGGAAACGGATGCGCAGCAAGTGAGACGCCAAAACCAGATGTCTCGCCAAAACGAGCAGCAACGCAGATCTTAA
- a CDS encoding CHY zinc finger protein: MNIHGIEVKGKVIDAFTRCEHYDTEKDIIAIKFPCCRTFYPCYECHEACADHRAERWPSGSDSEKAVLCGSCGHRLTIAEYQGCGYVCPHCLAAFNPRCGRHAHLYFEVHNP, translated from the coding sequence GTGAACATTCATGGGATTGAGGTCAAAGGCAAAGTCATCGACGCCTTTACTAGATGCGAGCATTATGATACAGAAAAGGACATCATTGCGATCAAATTTCCATGTTGTCGTACGTTTTATCCGTGCTACGAATGTCATGAGGCATGTGCGGATCACCGAGCGGAACGTTGGCCAAGCGGTTCCGATTCGGAAAAAGCAGTGTTGTGCGGAAGCTGCGGACACCGCTTGACGATTGCTGAATATCAAGGCTGCGGTTATGTTTGCCCGCATTGCCTGGCGGCATTCAATCCTCGCTGCGGCCGTCATGCACACCTGTATTTCGAGGTACATAATCCTTGA
- a CDS encoding SDR family oxidoreductase: MKQFVRDEIPGGRFGRPEGVADVVEFLAFEKASWVSGATINVDGGQSRSNF, from the coding sequence ATTAAGCAATTCGTGCGGGATGAAATTCCTGGAGGAAGGTTCGGACGGCCGGAAGGAGTTGCCGACGTTGTTGAATTTCTTGCTTTCGAAAAGGCATCGTGGGTGAGCGGAGCAACGATTAACGTCGACGGCGGCCAATCGAGGTCGAATTTTTAA